One genomic segment of Chitinophaga sancti includes these proteins:
- a CDS encoding pseudouridine synthase, whose translation MDRYFIINKPYDMVSQFVSPDKVHLLGELDYDFPEGIHAVGRLDNHSEGLLILTTNKKVTRLLFESDTPHKRTYLVMVNKIMSPESVEKLRTGVTIRIKGGVDYVTPPCEVQVVEKPANVGPRAHDLKEYLPRTWITITLTEGKFHQVRKMTAAVGHQTKRLIRISIEELLLGDLQPGEVQEMEEEQFFRLLNIVNVAV comes from the coding sequence ATGGATCGGTATTTCATTATTAACAAGCCTTACGACATGGTGTCGCAGTTCGTGAGCCCTGACAAAGTACATCTTTTGGGCGAACTGGATTATGATTTTCCCGAAGGCATTCATGCCGTGGGCAGACTCGACAACCATTCCGAAGGATTGCTTATTCTTACTACCAATAAAAAAGTCACCCGTTTACTATTCGAAAGCGACACACCACACAAGCGTACATACCTTGTGATGGTCAATAAGATCATGAGTCCGGAGTCGGTAGAGAAATTGCGAACCGGTGTGACCATTCGTATAAAAGGGGGCGTGGATTACGTCACACCGCCCTGTGAGGTGCAGGTAGTAGAAAAACCGGCGAACGTAGGGCCAAGGGCACATGACCTGAAGGAGTACCTGCCAAGGACGTGGATTACGATCACGCTGACGGAGGGAAAGTTTCACCAGGTGAGGAAGATGACGGCAGCTGTGGGGCATCAGACGAAAAGGCTGATACGGATCTCAATAGAAGAGCTGTTGTTGGGCGATTTGCAGCCGGGGGAAGTACAGGAAATGGAGGAGGAGCAGTTCTTTAGGTTGTTGAATATTGTGAATGTAGCCGTATAG
- a CDS encoding family 20 glycosylhydrolase produces the protein MLKKSALALGVLLLFQIARAQDAAPSRYGIIPYPQQLVPQAGEFVITAKTKLVVPAGKAFSNEAAQLQALIKQGLGQALPAGTKAGAGSIVLTQNDQLEGEEDYTLQISTQEIQIGAKTPTGMFRAIQTLRQLMPVSVEGTATKLAKIAIPAANITDHPVYGWRGMHLDVSRHFFSIDYLKKFINVLALYKMNKLHLHLTDDQGWRIEIKKYPLLTEKGAWREWNNQDSACMEKAKTNPDMAIDASHIIHKDGKTLYGGFYTQAQMKDLIAYAAARHIEIIPEIDMPGHMMAAIREYPFLSCQGGVKWGKLFTTPICPCKETTFEFAENVFTEIAALFPSQYIHLGADEVDKSTWEHFDGVKDFMKEHNIKDVDELQSYFVKRMEKFFNSKGKKLIGWDEILEGGVSPTAVVMYWRSWVPSAPVHAAKNGNYVIMTPGNPLYFDGIPDRNSIANVYHFEPVPKGLTAEEGRNIIGAQANIWTEMIPSENRADFMYMPRMTALAEVLWTHKSDFEGYSQRLMTQYKRLDKMRVHYRMPDLDGFTEENVFVGKTKLVIAKPSPEMTIRYTTDGTAPTVKSPELPADYIIPGKISLRIAAFKPDGVHGEIYTLNYKPQSFFKPTEVSGLQQGLKLDYFNGSFKSVTTLKDTPDSSGYVNNVIMPDSMGHGGKPFAATLKGFINVPETAIYSFFLTADDGANLYIDGEKVVDNDGWHAPLQKSGQIALQKGLHPIEVKFVEGGGGYTLKLEYRVNGGKIGRLPDEWLQVVK, from the coding sequence ATGTTGAAAAAAAGTGCACTGGCACTGGGTGTATTGTTACTCTTTCAGATAGCACGCGCCCAGGATGCAGCACCCTCCCGTTACGGAATCATTCCTTATCCGCAACAGTTGGTGCCACAGGCTGGAGAATTTGTCATTACTGCAAAAACGAAATTGGTTGTTCCGGCCGGAAAAGCTTTCAGCAATGAGGCGGCACAGTTACAGGCACTCATCAAACAGGGCTTAGGTCAGGCATTGCCTGCAGGTACCAAAGCCGGTGCGGGTTCCATCGTATTGACACAGAATGATCAGCTGGAAGGCGAAGAAGATTACACTTTGCAGATCAGCACGCAGGAAATTCAGATAGGAGCAAAAACGCCTACCGGTATGTTCCGCGCGATCCAGACCCTGCGTCAGCTGATGCCGGTATCAGTAGAAGGTACAGCTACCAAACTGGCGAAGATCGCCATCCCTGCTGCGAACATCACCGACCACCCTGTATATGGCTGGCGTGGTATGCACCTGGATGTATCCCGTCACTTTTTTTCAATCGACTACCTGAAAAAATTCATCAACGTACTCGCCTTGTACAAGATGAATAAATTACACTTGCACCTGACCGATGATCAGGGTTGGCGTATTGAAATCAAGAAATATCCTTTGCTGACAGAAAAGGGTGCGTGGCGTGAATGGAACAACCAGGATTCTGCCTGTATGGAGAAAGCCAAAACCAATCCGGATATGGCGATCGACGCTTCCCACATCATTCACAAAGATGGCAAAACACTGTATGGCGGCTTCTATACGCAGGCGCAGATGAAGGACCTGATTGCTTATGCAGCAGCACGTCATATCGAAATTATCCCTGAAATCGATATGCCGGGTCATATGATGGCGGCTATCAGGGAGTATCCTTTCCTGAGTTGTCAGGGTGGTGTGAAATGGGGTAAATTGTTTACCACGCCTATCTGTCCTTGCAAAGAAACGACCTTCGAATTTGCAGAGAATGTATTTACTGAAATTGCGGCATTGTTCCCTTCTCAATATATTCACCTGGGTGCAGATGAAGTGGACAAGTCTACCTGGGAACACTTTGATGGTGTAAAGGATTTCATGAAAGAACACAATATCAAAGACGTTGATGAACTGCAGAGCTACTTTGTAAAGAGAATGGAAAAGTTCTTCAATTCCAAAGGGAAGAAGCTGATTGGCTGGGATGAGATTTTGGAAGGGGGTGTGAGTCCTACGGCAGTTGTGATGTATTGGAGAAGCTGGGTACCTTCAGCACCCGTGCATGCGGCTAAGAATGGGAACTATGTGATCATGACGCCGGGCAATCCTTTGTATTTTGATGGTATTCCTGACAGGAACTCTATTGCAAACGTGTATCATTTTGAGCCGGTTCCAAAGGGCCTGACTGCCGAAGAAGGCCGTAACATCATTGGTGCGCAGGCGAATATCTGGACAGAGATGATCCCTTCTGAAAATCGTGCAGACTTTATGTATATGCCACGAATGACAGCGCTGGCAGAAGTATTGTGGACACACAAATCCGATTTTGAAGGGTATTCTCAGCGTTTGATGACGCAGTATAAACGCCTGGACAAGATGAGGGTACACTACCGTATGCCAGATCTGGATGGGTTTACAGAAGAAAACGTATTTGTAGGAAAGACGAAACTGGTAATTGCGAAACCTTCTCCTGAGATGACGATCCGTTATACAACGGATGGTACGGCGCCGACAGTAAAATCTCCTGAACTGCCAGCTGATTATATTATTCCGGGTAAGATTTCCCTGCGTATTGCGGCATTTAAGCCGGATGGTGTGCATGGAGAGATCTATACGTTGAACTATAAGCCACAATCATTCTTCAAACCGACAGAAGTGAGTGGTTTGCAGCAGGGGTTGAAACTGGATTATTTCAACGGATCATTTAAGAGTGTGACGACACTGAAAGATACACCGGATAGCAGCGGGTATGTAAACAATGTGATCATGCCGGATAGTATGGGGCATGGTGGTAAGCCATTTGCCGCTACGCTGAAAGGCTTTATCAATGTTCCGGAGACGGCTATATATAGTTTCTTCCTGACGGCAGATGATGGTGCGAACCTGTACATAGATGGAGAGAAGGTGGTGGATAATGATGGCTGGCATGCACCTTTACAGAAGAGCGGACAGATTGCGCTGCAGAAAGGGTTGCATCCGATCGAGGTGAAGTTTGTAGAAGGCGGTGGTGGGTATACGCTGAAGCTGGAATACAGGGTGAATGGAGGTAAGATAGGAAGGCTGCCGGACGAGTGGTTGCAGGTGGTAAAGTAA
- a CDS encoding SRPBCC domain-containing protein produces MKDYKKHFLVPAAPEELYKALTNQYTIQLWSGEPAEMKAEAGTEFSLWGDSIAGMNLEFEEDKKIVQEWYFGDQPEDSIVTIILHPHKKGTDVELRHTNIPDEAFDDIVDGWNEAYFGALVDFYS; encoded by the coding sequence ATGAAGGATTATAAAAAGCACTTTTTGGTGCCAGCAGCTCCTGAGGAGTTGTACAAGGCATTGACCAATCAATACACCATTCAGTTATGGTCCGGTGAACCTGCGGAAATGAAAGCCGAGGCGGGAACGGAGTTTTCCTTATGGGGAGACAGTATTGCAGGTATGAACCTCGAGTTTGAAGAGGATAAGAAGATTGTGCAGGAGTGGTATTTCGGGGATCAGCCGGAAGATTCAATTGTGACGATTATACTGCATCCGCACAAAAAAGGAACGGATGTGGAGCTGAGGCATACGAATATTCCTGACGAGGCATTTGACGACATTGTGGATGGATGGAATGAGGCTTATTTTGGAGCACTTGTTGATTTCTATTCATGA